Proteins from a genomic interval of Nitrospina gracilis Nb-211:
- a CDS encoding HNH endonuclease → MLDSLKILVLNYTYEPLQFCCAKRGLLMVLSGRAEEIESDGYVIRSPSLSFPLPTVIRVLKVVKRNRRKQVAFSKKNILRRDNYTCQYCGEREHVLTVDHILPKSRGGKTTWTNVVVACKPCNLKKGNRTAFEANMKLITKPMRPEFSFHSFIIPEGPPSHIESWKKYLPKAAVRGPAFN, encoded by the coding sequence ATGCTCGACTCTCTGAAAATCCTTGTGCTCAACTACACTTACGAGCCTCTGCAATTCTGCTGTGCCAAGCGGGGGCTTTTGATGGTGTTGAGCGGCCGCGCCGAGGAGATTGAAAGCGATGGCTATGTCATACGCTCGCCTTCGCTTTCGTTCCCTCTACCCACGGTGATTCGGGTATTGAAGGTGGTCAAGCGCAACCGCCGCAAACAGGTTGCCTTCAGCAAGAAAAACATTCTGCGCCGCGATAATTACACCTGTCAGTATTGCGGCGAGCGGGAGCATGTTTTGACCGTCGATCACATTCTGCCGAAATCCCGTGGCGGCAAAACCACCTGGACCAACGTGGTGGTGGCATGCAAACCCTGCAATCTGAAAAAAGGGAACCGAACCGCCTTCGAAGCCAACATGAAACTGATCACTAAACCGATGCGCCCTGAGTTCAGCTTTCATTCCTTTATTATTCCAGAAGGACCTCCCTCTCACATCGAAAGCTGGAAGAAATACCTTCCCAAGGCGGCGGTGCGGGGACCCGCCTTCAATTGA
- a CDS encoding HPr family phosphocarrier protein, which yields MEPKSLNQIITEEEFLPLVQDASMSFFRNFNAYRVLVNETEPTRKCYSNLIQQSDFLESFLDEYGARENRTWSSFTEYIASIRNLVISGFYSKHLLDRYPYYRLRDEEEEQELFFSGGRSFLNFLNRSILNLYEEAIRAATANGLKVTTAAINPDEFQEIEVNRQLPKNVVDDLIKEDEERVIDLFEKVGNVSQLIDDMNFQTTHDPEKLRKIVPNVLDEKKARYLMNLVHSIQSEFDTYIKNTSMEQRHKNLKDFRGYISMPLHLLEVTVWLCHFFERHEDEIRHSECKRTISSLVDKTELLSHIVNYVFDRCLFYIYEGHKLSREILKSFVKTVRYELAIPEPLGFHARPSTYISLIVRKHDSDVFLIVDGEKYNAKSVMSLLQAGGAIADKGYRSVVFEGDQRALDDIRILSEHNYCEEKSIPDSLSYLRDLQKSTR from the coding sequence TTGGAACCCAAATCACTCAACCAAATCATTACCGAGGAGGAATTCCTGCCCCTGGTTCAGGATGCCAGCATGTCCTTCTTCCGCAACTTCAACGCGTACCGTGTTCTGGTCAATGAAACGGAACCGACGCGCAAGTGTTATTCGAACCTCATTCAACAGTCCGACTTTCTGGAAAGTTTTCTGGACGAATACGGCGCACGGGAGAACCGCACCTGGTCCTCCTTTACCGAGTATATCGCCAGCATCCGCAACCTGGTCATCTCCGGGTTTTACAGCAAGCATCTCCTTGACCGTTATCCTTATTATCGTCTCCGTGACGAGGAGGAAGAACAGGAACTGTTTTTCTCGGGGGGAAGGAGTTTCCTGAATTTTCTCAATCGTTCCATCCTCAACCTCTATGAGGAGGCCATCCGGGCGGCAACGGCCAACGGCCTGAAGGTGACGACCGCGGCGATCAATCCGGACGAATTTCAGGAGATTGAGGTCAACAGGCAGTTGCCCAAAAACGTGGTGGACGACCTGATTAAGGAGGATGAGGAACGGGTGATCGATTTGTTCGAAAAGGTGGGGAATGTTTCCCAGCTCATCGACGACATGAATTTTCAAACGACACACGACCCGGAAAAACTGCGGAAAATCGTGCCGAACGTGCTCGATGAGAAAAAAGCCCGCTACCTGATGAACCTCGTGCACAGCATCCAGTCGGAGTTTGATACGTACATCAAAAACACGTCCATGGAACAGCGGCACAAGAACCTGAAAGATTTCCGCGGGTATATTTCCATGCCATTGCACCTTTTGGAAGTCACGGTGTGGCTGTGCCATTTCTTTGAACGGCACGAGGATGAAATCCGCCACAGCGAGTGCAAACGCACCATCTCCAGCCTGGTTGATAAAACCGAACTGCTGAGCCACATCGTCAACTACGTTTTCGACCGGTGCCTGTTTTACATTTACGAAGGTCACAAGCTGAGCCGCGAGATCCTCAAAAGCTTCGTCAAGACGGTGCGCTATGAATTGGCGATTCCCGAACCGCTTGGATTTCATGCGCGGCCGTCCACTTACATTTCACTCATCGTGCGCAAACACGACTCCGACGTGTTTTTGATCGTGGACGGTGAAAAATACAACGCCAAATCCGTGATGAGCCTCCTGCAGGCGGGCGGCGCCATCGCTGACAAGGGCTACCGCTCGGTGGTGTTCGAAGGCGACCAGCGGGCGCTGGACGACATCCGCATTCTGTCTGAGCACAATTATTGCGAAGAAAAAAGCATCCCCGATTCCCTGAGCTACCTGCGGGATCTGCAAAAATCCACCCGCTGA
- a CDS encoding NUDIX hydrolase yields MDDGSELFDVVDAEDRVIGQATRREVHSKGLLHRSVHILVFNEAGELFLQKRAETKDENPGFWDTSAAGHVSAGDDYWVTAHRELEEELGIRETLTPFLRLPASPETFWEHVECYTCVTRTRIRINPVEIDEGRFWALADIQQALSESPAAFTSSFQLLFRKYLENHSQA; encoded by the coding sequence ATGGACGATGGTTCTGAATTGTTCGACGTGGTGGACGCCGAAGACCGGGTGATCGGCCAGGCCACGCGACGGGAAGTCCACTCCAAAGGACTCCTGCATCGCTCCGTGCATATTCTGGTGTTCAATGAGGCCGGTGAGCTGTTCCTGCAAAAGCGGGCCGAGACCAAGGATGAAAACCCCGGCTTCTGGGACACTTCCGCCGCCGGGCACGTGAGTGCGGGCGACGATTACTGGGTCACCGCCCACCGGGAATTGGAAGAGGAACTGGGAATCCGCGAAACCCTCACCCCGTTTTTGCGTTTGCCGGCTTCGCCCGAAACTTTCTGGGAGCATGTCGAATGCTACACCTGTGTCACCCGCACCCGCATTCGCATCAATCCCGTTGAGATTGACGAGGGCCGCTTCTGGGCGCTTGCGGATATTCAACAGGCCCTGTCGGAAAGCCCGGCCGCCTTCACCTCCAGCTTTCAACTCCTTTTCCGTAAGTATCTGGAAAACCATTCTCAGGCTTGA
- a CDS encoding lytic transglycosylase domain-containing protein, with protein MRSGLRRHFIVPFRLHEFYALAMSYRMKTRIFFMSLVVLLGLWKEPGPATAVQLDIFKSTRPFSVHFLFPEQIPNVERLEVNHIDPVLKQLKEAEAGLKTLEEKNLLYLVLGYLHLVKGEAVPALDYLDKQIRGNFILNDYRMVFESQARSELAKQAATAGDIATAIGHLETSLKIYLDLHRAYPASPYQGELPRLMAETEKRLGDLYFETKQIRMAWQYYRKALMREYVGNETHQMETHLALAKTYDTEKNLEEALDIYTFLLDSYDDAQVESAARTFLNARRQDMINRKLPVQALELRLDPLQSRSNSITKQTARKAPENGYQNIHVQDFYAAVKQDDFPAIFNNAYRILSEYPGLLEARGVISKTNQKVFDFIQKGNAWEESIDRIIHLYPPMELRRLAFLLWRNQYSEQAARVYAVILEEHPTEVESSHMALYFMGRIYEDLGRNDQALDHYRQLLEKYDYGDYVQSAEFKIPWIHRLQGQLEQAEQEFQRFLDKFDPRAPEYESDLLSAYNFVAASYYWLAQTQSALNKVEESKITLRQLVELHPLNFYAMLARVELNMDSLSFVKAGMPSPESEARQPGLGEMGRKYLKRAEKLIAIGLLEKGLDELAQVTHGRESAAFLHHLIQLFLKAGGYQKTIALSWTLSQRNNHDSLPQSLIETLFPEAYLEKAKNEAEPYRLDPYLVLALMRQESAFNPNAHSSADAMGLMQLIPQTAKRVAHSLGEPTPESDDLKNPSLNIKLGVKYLNHLLEMFGDNPVYALAAYNAGPNKVKQWKEIRSSLLDVEFIESIPYNETRNYVKKVLRNYVIYKNLYEKRNFTSWEQILSIRLGSEAPGH; from the coding sequence TTGCGTTCCGGCCTCCGGCGGCATTTCATCGTGCCTTTCCGGCTTCATGAATTCTATGCGTTGGCCATGTCCTACCGGATGAAAACTCGAATTTTCTTCATGTCGCTGGTTGTTCTGTTGGGGCTTTGGAAGGAACCCGGCCCCGCCACCGCGGTGCAACTGGACATATTCAAAAGCACCCGGCCATTTTCCGTTCATTTTTTGTTTCCAGAACAAATTCCCAACGTCGAGCGGCTGGAGGTGAACCACATCGACCCCGTCTTAAAACAATTGAAGGAAGCCGAAGCGGGTCTCAAAACTCTGGAAGAGAAAAACCTGCTCTATCTGGTCCTCGGCTACCTGCATCTGGTGAAAGGGGAGGCGGTGCCGGCACTGGACTATCTGGACAAGCAGATTCGCGGCAACTTCATTTTGAATGATTACCGCATGGTGTTTGAGTCGCAGGCGCGGAGCGAATTGGCAAAGCAGGCGGCGACCGCCGGCGACATTGCCACCGCCATCGGCCATCTCGAAACATCGCTCAAAATCTATCTGGACCTGCACCGGGCGTATCCCGCCAGTCCGTATCAGGGAGAGCTTCCGCGCCTGATGGCAGAAACGGAAAAGCGGCTGGGCGATCTCTATTTTGAAACGAAACAAATCCGTATGGCCTGGCAGTATTACAGAAAAGCCCTCATGCGGGAATACGTCGGGAACGAAACGCACCAGATGGAAACCCACCTGGCCCTCGCAAAAACTTACGACACAGAAAAGAATCTCGAAGAAGCGTTGGATATTTATACGTTTTTGCTGGACTCTTACGACGACGCACAAGTGGAAAGCGCGGCGCGGACTTTCCTGAATGCGCGCCGGCAGGACATGATCAATCGCAAACTGCCGGTGCAGGCGCTGGAATTGCGGTTGGACCCCCTGCAGAGCCGGTCCAATTCGATAACAAAACAGACCGCGCGCAAGGCGCCGGAAAACGGCTACCAGAACATTCATGTGCAGGACTTCTACGCGGCGGTGAAGCAGGATGACTTTCCCGCTATTTTTAATAACGCGTATCGTATTCTGTCCGAATACCCCGGCCTTTTGGAAGCGCGCGGGGTGATTTCCAAAACCAATCAAAAGGTGTTCGATTTCATTCAAAAGGGAAACGCGTGGGAGGAAAGCATCGACCGCATCATCCACCTGTATCCCCCCATGGAGTTGCGGCGGCTCGCGTTTCTGCTGTGGCGTAATCAGTATTCGGAGCAGGCCGCACGCGTGTATGCGGTGATTCTGGAAGAACATCCGACGGAAGTGGAATCCAGCCACATGGCGCTGTACTTTATGGGCCGTATTTATGAGGATCTGGGACGGAACGACCAGGCGCTCGATCATTACCGACAGTTGCTTGAGAAATATGACTATGGCGATTACGTGCAGTCCGCGGAGTTCAAGATTCCATGGATACATCGCCTGCAGGGGCAGTTGGAGCAGGCGGAACAGGAGTTCCAGAGGTTTCTGGATAAATTCGACCCGCGCGCTCCAGAGTACGAATCCGACCTGCTGAGCGCATACAATTTTGTTGCGGCATCCTATTACTGGTTGGCGCAGACGCAGTCGGCTCTCAACAAAGTTGAGGAAAGCAAAATCACCCTGCGTCAGTTGGTGGAACTGCATCCGCTGAATTTTTACGCCATGCTGGCGCGGGTTGAGCTGAATATGGATTCATTGAGTTTCGTCAAAGCCGGAATGCCTTCACCGGAAAGCGAGGCACGGCAACCCGGGCTCGGGGAAATGGGCCGGAAATACCTGAAGCGCGCTGAAAAGCTGATCGCCATCGGGCTCTTGGAGAAAGGACTCGATGAACTGGCGCAGGTGACACACGGTCGCGAGTCCGCCGCCTTCCTGCATCATTTGATACAATTGTTTTTGAAGGCCGGCGGTTATCAGAAAACCATCGCTTTGTCGTGGACCCTGTCACAGCGAAACAATCATGATTCCTTGCCGCAGAGCCTGATCGAAACCCTTTTTCCCGAAGCGTATCTGGAGAAAGCCAAAAACGAGGCCGAACCGTATCGCCTGGACCCGTACCTGGTGCTGGCGTTGATGCGTCAGGAAAGCGCGTTCAATCCCAATGCCCACTCGTCCGCCGATGCAATGGGGCTGATGCAGTTGATCCCGCAAACGGCCAAGCGCGTCGCTCACTCCCTGGGGGAACCCACCCCGGAATCGGATGATTTGAAAAACCCGTCATTGAACATCAAGCTGGGTGTGAAGTACCTCAACCACCTTCTGGAGATGTTCGGCGACAATCCGGTGTATGCGCTGGCCGCTTACAACGCCGGGCCGAACAAGGTGAAGCAATGGAAAGAAATTCGTTCGTCGCTTCTGGATGTGGAGTTCATCGAAAGCATTCCTTACAACGAAACCCGCAACTACGTAAAGAAAGTTCTTAGAAACTATGTCATTTACAAAAACCTGTATGAAAAACGGAATTTCACCAGTTGGGAACAGATCCTTTCCATCCGCCTGGGATCGGAAGCACCGGGGCACTGA
- a CDS encoding CvpA family protein, with amino-acid sequence MTFFDIAVLTVVLISLAYSAYRGLVRELFTLAGLVLGYVVALNFQDEMAEALLDTLDSPTIAHVLAFFLLFTGTYLVVYFLGKVLKKYVEKSESISRMDRIWGGVVGAVKGVFIIVVALFPLQYLPETYADITNDSMFHPQLEELVEVLGDNVDVPKEYIEKLNETDLKSTMRETVDEVRELKDGIEETIENGKEKMGEAVEMKDKIQEVFTREDKEKLNKLLDTMSDEEK; translated from the coding sequence ATGACTTTTTTTGATATCGCCGTTCTCACTGTCGTGTTGATCAGCCTGGCGTACTCCGCTTACCGCGGCCTGGTGCGCGAACTGTTCACGCTTGCCGGGCTTGTTCTCGGATACGTGGTGGCTTTGAACTTTCAGGACGAGATGGCGGAAGCTTTGCTCGACACGCTGGACAGTCCGACCATCGCCCATGTGCTGGCGTTTTTCCTGTTGTTCACCGGCACGTATCTGGTCGTTTATTTCCTGGGCAAGGTGCTCAAGAAATACGTGGAAAAATCGGAATCCATCTCCCGCATGGACCGAATCTGGGGCGGGGTGGTGGGCGCAGTGAAGGGTGTTTTTATCATCGTGGTGGCCTTGTTTCCATTGCAATACCTGCCGGAAACCTACGCGGACATAACGAACGACTCCATGTTCCATCCCCAGTTGGAAGAACTGGTGGAAGTGCTTGGGGACAACGTGGATGTGCCGAAAGAATACATCGAGAAACTGAACGAAACCGATCTCAAAAGCACCATGCGGGAGACGGTGGACGAAGTTCGGGAATTGAAGGACGGCATTGAGGAGACGATTGAAAACGGAAAAGAGAAGATGGGCGAAGCCGTCGAAATGAAAGACAAGATTCAGGAAGTGTTTACCAGAGAGGACAAGGAAAAACTCAATAAACTGCTGGACACCATGAGTGATGAAGAAAAATAA
- a CDS encoding aminotransferase class IV has protein sequence MSIHINLNGTISDNAYISVLDHGFLFGDSVYEVVSTIQGRPVFLAEHMRRLRRSAAALNLGIPYSDEKFAEEIGRTLNSANNSESYIRMIVTRGVGELDLDPTSCTSPNVIIMVKEAVVYPQENYDKGIHLALVSVKRNLKESLNPGLKTGNYLNNVLAKMEANRTGAADALMLNASGYLTECTTSNIFFVKDGRIFTPSLDCGILEGITREKILWLARENGFLVEEGEWPPEALEQAEEAFITGTVKKVMPVTWLNGRPIGDGKPGPTTKKLMRLYDDYLKRILQ, from the coding sequence ATGAGCATCCATATTAATCTGAACGGAACCATAAGTGACAACGCCTACATCTCCGTACTCGATCACGGATTTTTATTCGGCGACAGCGTGTACGAAGTCGTATCCACCATTCAGGGGCGCCCTGTGTTTCTCGCCGAGCACATGCGCCGCCTTCGGCGTTCCGCCGCGGCACTGAACCTTGGAATCCCTTACAGCGACGAAAAGTTTGCAGAAGAGATCGGGAGGACTCTGAACTCCGCCAATAATTCGGAGTCATACATTCGCATGATCGTCACGCGGGGAGTGGGGGAGCTGGATCTGGATCCTACCTCCTGCACATCTCCGAACGTGATCATAATGGTGAAGGAAGCGGTGGTGTATCCGCAGGAAAATTATGACAAGGGAATTCATCTTGCCCTGGTCAGCGTGAAGCGAAACCTGAAAGAGTCGTTGAACCCCGGTCTTAAAACCGGCAACTACCTCAACAACGTGCTGGCCAAAATGGAAGCCAACCGCACCGGTGCGGCCGATGCATTGATGCTCAACGCGTCCGGCTATTTGACGGAATGCACCACCAGCAACATTTTTTTCGTTAAGGACGGACGTATTTTCACTCCTTCCCTGGACTGCGGTATTCTGGAAGGCATCACCCGGGAGAAAATCCTGTGGCTGGCCCGCGAAAACGGGTTCCTGGTGGAAGAAGGCGAGTGGCCGCCGGAAGCACTGGAGCAGGCGGAAGAAGCGTTCATCACCGGTACGGTGAAGAAGGTCATGCCCGTTACATGGCTGAACGGCCGGCCCATCGGTGACGGCAAGCCGGGACCGACCACCAAAAAACTGATGCGGTTGTACGACGATTATCTGAAGCGGATTTTGCAATGA
- the coaE gene encoding dephospho-CoA kinase (Dephospho-CoA kinase (CoaE) performs the final step in coenzyme A biosynthesis.) codes for MALLIGLTGGIGSGKTTVARMLQELGGYVIDADLLCRELVQPEEAAWREIVEHFGDGILNPDRTLNRAQLGKIVFHDSGEKRVLESILHPRVFEEEERRFAGIVRNDPGALVFIDAALLIESGNYRKVDKVVVVACDRHTQIENSLKKGFLSREEIESRIDNQMKQEDKLAYADYIIWNNGDLSELEQNVRSIFEELKALNK; via the coding sequence GTGGCGCTGTTGATTGGACTGACCGGGGGGATCGGTTCCGGAAAGACGACCGTCGCCCGGATGTTGCAGGAATTGGGCGGGTATGTGATCGATGCCGACCTTCTGTGCCGTGAGCTGGTGCAACCGGAGGAGGCGGCGTGGCGCGAGATCGTGGAGCATTTCGGCGATGGAATCCTCAACCCGGACCGCACCCTGAACCGCGCCCAATTGGGGAAAATCGTATTCCACGACTCCGGCGAGAAACGGGTGCTGGAGTCCATTCTGCACCCACGCGTTTTTGAAGAAGAGGAAAGGCGGTTTGCCGGCATCGTTCGCAACGACCCGGGAGCACTGGTTTTTATCGATGCGGCGCTCTTAATTGAATCCGGAAATTACCGTAAAGTAGATAAGGTCGTCGTGGTCGCGTGCGACCGCCACACCCAGATTGAAAACTCCCTCAAGAAAGGATTCTTGAGCCGGGAGGAAATCGAAAGCCGCATCGACAATCAAATGAAGCAGGAAGACAAGCTGGCCTATGCGGATTACATTATCTGGAACAACGGTGACCTTTCTGAACTGGAGCAAAACGTTCGCAGCATATTTGAAGAATTGAAGGCGCTCAATAAATAG
- a CDS encoding flagellar basal body-associated FliL family protein → MAQEEESTEEIRDEDLGISLDEHDDLEHLIAEEEKRLQDEFEKASFLRKTVIWLESNREQVLKYGAITLGSGLVLGLSYYLFLIFNIPVVETDFASQPQEEEALPFEKPHVYTLKPFFMPITAEDGTETGQFLRVQISLLLSNNKLDQELEKALPNLRSGIYRQLSRKTLKDFQNSKKPIRTRLKQEILAMSNSFLVRGSGVITDVLFNEFVVTAS, encoded by the coding sequence ATGGCCCAAGAAGAAGAAAGTACAGAAGAAATCAGGGATGAGGATCTCGGCATCAGTCTGGACGAGCACGACGACCTCGAACACCTCATTGCGGAAGAAGAGAAAAGACTGCAAGATGAGTTTGAAAAAGCGTCCTTCCTCCGCAAGACCGTTATCTGGCTGGAAAGCAACCGGGAGCAGGTTCTAAAATACGGCGCCATCACCCTGGGCTCCGGGCTGGTGTTGGGCCTTTCGTATTACCTGTTTTTGATTTTCAACATTCCCGTGGTGGAGACGGATTTTGCCAGCCAGCCTCAGGAAGAAGAAGCCCTGCCTTTTGAAAAACCTCACGTTTACACACTGAAACCGTTCTTCATGCCTATCACGGCGGAAGACGGCACCGAGACCGGGCAGTTTCTGAGGGTTCAGATCAGTCTCCTGCTCAGCAACAACAAACTCGACCAGGAGCTGGAAAAGGCCCTGCCGAACCTGCGATCCGGTATCTACCGCCAACTTTCACGGAAAACCCTCAAAGATTTTCAGAATTCCAAAAAGCCGATCAGAACCCGTCTGAAACAGGAGATTCTGGCCATGTCGAATTCGTTTCTGGTGCGGGGGTCGGGGGTCATCACCGATGTGCTGTTCAACGAGTTCGTGGTCACCGCTTCCTGA
- a CDS encoding flagellar hook-length control protein FliK, translating into MVSGNFPSNFARILSPQALSLKLEAIKLEAFAQAFSAGDTLQGKVTQVLQGGRAVVQFQGKPVLLELSQTLRPGQVLTARVEQTTPTPILKLIDPAPAASSGLRTRTEMTSATPPGKPDRPPDVTTTLSRQAVHRSNAGQPVPPPAMQEGTEKEGPKSTVREGVRVSENPSLPPSTVRSKTAEPPPTLKSNTAASPEGRAPTPPDAAGASVTRLSAQGEKRAPAEPVFTRQDLQRLQVELKGRTVLPAVRPHSAGTLIVKAGEGELAVKMPHALLFRSGDPVVITPRPVENGFVLEARPMDQVIRPVTPSLLKPLMTARQPMDEMVAALKQAVRHPPVLQELKIDPELVSKLHDTLRLLSPSAEKTVEAPRMQEMVDRSGVQYESKVSNLLLQEGKGDRSHRLQYDLKGQLMEFASRLEEAAQKPGAFSRPLQEILQTVHRSVQNIEFHQLSHQFSKQEQLPHLLPLPQSWFDDGSQVKIYVRREEEGESGGPDKKRETFNLVFLLDMTALGPLRVDARVQPQGLSVSIEAENQAVVAFLQAHIPDMETHMQEMGFPASIAAILKEKVDRDLPDLLTQWVIQEPTRLVDIET; encoded by the coding sequence ATGGTCTCCGGAAACTTCCCTTCAAATTTCGCTCGAATCCTCTCGCCGCAAGCGCTGTCCTTAAAGCTGGAAGCAATCAAACTGGAAGCCTTTGCGCAGGCATTCAGTGCAGGTGACACTCTACAGGGCAAGGTGACGCAGGTTCTGCAGGGTGGCCGCGCGGTGGTGCAGTTTCAGGGCAAGCCGGTACTGCTCGAATTGAGCCAAACCCTGCGCCCCGGCCAGGTGTTGACCGCTCGGGTGGAGCAGACCACCCCCACGCCCATTTTAAAATTGATCGACCCTGCGCCCGCCGCTTCCTCTGGTTTGCGCACACGCACCGAGATGACTTCCGCGACGCCTCCCGGAAAACCGGACAGGCCTCCGGATGTGACGACTACGTTGTCACGCCAGGCGGTGCATCGAAGCAACGCCGGACAACCGGTTCCGCCACCGGCAATGCAGGAAGGAACGGAGAAAGAGGGCCCGAAATCGACGGTGAGAGAAGGAGTGCGGGTTTCAGAAAATCCCAGTCTGCCTCCTTCCACTGTCCGGTCCAAAACTGCGGAACCCCCTCCCACTTTAAAAAGCAACACAGCCGCATCCCCGGAGGGAAGGGCGCCCACTCCACCGGACGCCGCCGGGGCGTCCGTCACCAGGCTTTCCGCGCAAGGAGAAAAGCGCGCGCCCGCCGAACCTGTTTTCACCCGCCAGGATCTGCAACGGTTGCAGGTCGAGCTTAAGGGACGCACCGTGCTCCCGGCCGTGCGCCCACACTCTGCCGGAACCCTGATTGTGAAAGCCGGGGAAGGGGAGTTGGCGGTGAAAATGCCGCACGCGCTGTTGTTCCGTTCCGGAGATCCGGTGGTGATCACCCCACGTCCCGTCGAAAACGGGTTCGTGCTGGAGGCCCGTCCCATGGATCAGGTGATCCGGCCCGTCACACCCTCGCTTCTCAAACCGCTCATGACGGCGCGTCAACCTATGGATGAAATGGTGGCCGCCCTCAAACAGGCGGTGCGTCATCCTCCGGTATTGCAGGAATTGAAAATCGATCCGGAACTGGTGAGCAAACTGCACGACACCCTGCGCCTGCTTTCGCCTTCGGCGGAAAAGACTGTGGAAGCACCGCGCATGCAGGAGATGGTGGACCGCTCCGGAGTCCAGTACGAATCCAAGGTGAGTAACCTGCTGTTACAGGAAGGGAAGGGAGATCGATCCCACCGCCTGCAATACGACCTGAAGGGTCAGTTGATGGAGTTCGCGTCGCGGCTGGAAGAAGCGGCGCAAAAGCCCGGAGCGTTTTCCAGGCCGTTGCAGGAGATCCTGCAGACGGTTCACCGTTCCGTGCAGAATATCGAGTTTCATCAATTGTCGCACCAGTTTTCGAAACAGGAACAGCTCCCCCACCTGTTGCCCCTTCCGCAGTCGTGGTTCGACGACGGGTCACAAGTAAAGATTTATGTGCGCCGCGAAGAGGAGGGGGAATCCGGAGGCCCGGACAAAAAACGTGAGACCTTCAACCTGGTGTTCCTTCTCGACATGACCGCTCTCGGCCCGTTGCGGGTGGATGCGCGGGTGCAGCCGCAGGGGCTGTCTGTTTCCATAGAAGCGGAAAACCAGGCGGTGGTGGCGTTCCTGCAGGCCCACATCCCGGACATGGAAACGCACATGCAAGAGATGGGGTTTCCAGCAAGCATTGCCGCCATCCTCAAGGAAAAGGTGGACCGGGACCTGCCCGATCTTTTAACCCAGTGGGTGATCCAGGAACCCACCCGACTGGTGGATATTGAGACATGA
- a CDS encoding EscU/YscU/HrcU family type III secretion system export apparatus switch protein, which yields MSQESSKKPKSAVSLRYDAGRDAAPVVTAKGQGLIAERIIELARANNIPIKEDPDLVQVLSQVNLNQEIPPAIYQVVAELLAFIYKMNQEYKPPST from the coding sequence ATGAGCCAGGAATCTTCAAAAAAACCGAAAAGCGCCGTTTCGCTTCGCTATGATGCCGGGCGGGATGCCGCGCCTGTGGTGACGGCAAAGGGCCAGGGCCTTATAGCAGAACGGATTATAGAGCTGGCGCGGGCAAACAACATCCCCATCAAAGAAGACCCGGACCTCGTTCAGGTCCTCTCCCAGGTGAACCTGAACCAGGAAATCCCGCCCGCTATCTATCAGGTGGTGGCGGAGCTGCTGGCCTTCATTTACAAAATGAACCAGGAATACAAGCCCCCCTCCACCTGA